One segment of Mycolicibacterium baixiangningiae DNA contains the following:
- a CDS encoding MBL fold metallo-hydrolase, giving the protein MAAVVTAVTDRVHLAQTDLVNWTLVTDGGGVLLIDTGFPGHRDDVVDSVRRLGFGIADIRAILLTHAHVDHFGSAIWFAETHGVPVYAHLDEVGHARRDYLEQVSPVDVARNVWQPRWLKWTLTISRKGGLQRGGIPTAQALTEQAAAALPGTPKAIPTPGHTGGHCSYLVDGVLISGDALVTGHPLLTDTRPQLLPAVFNHDQAGCVRSLAALETLDAEVLLPGHGPLWRGSVCEAARAARLALR; this is encoded by the coding sequence ATGGCAGCAGTCGTCACGGCCGTTACCGACCGTGTCCATCTGGCGCAGACCGACCTGGTGAACTGGACGCTGGTGACCGACGGTGGCGGTGTGCTGCTGATCGACACCGGCTTTCCCGGCCACCGCGACGATGTCGTGGATTCGGTGCGGCGGTTGGGTTTCGGGATCGCCGACATCCGGGCGATCCTGTTGACCCACGCCCACGTCGACCACTTCGGTTCGGCGATCTGGTTCGCCGAGACCCACGGCGTGCCGGTGTACGCCCACCTCGACGAGGTGGGTCACGCCAGGCGCGACTACCTCGAGCAGGTCTCGCCGGTCGACGTGGCCAGGAATGTCTGGCAGCCACGCTGGCTGAAGTGGACGCTGACGATCAGCCGCAAGGGCGGCCTGCAGCGCGGCGGCATCCCGACCGCGCAGGCGCTGACCGAGCAGGCGGCGGCGGCGCTGCCGGGGACGCCGAAGGCGATCCCCACCCCCGGGCACACCGGCGGCCACTGCTCCTACCTGGTCGACGGCGTGCTCATCAGCGGCGACGCCCTGGTGACCGGCCACCCGCTGCTCACCGACACCCGCCCGCAGTTGCTGCCCGCAGTGTTCAACCACGACCAGGCGGGGTGCGTGCGCAGCCTCGCGGCGCTGGAGACGCTCGACGCCGAGGTCCTGCTGCCCGGGCACGGCCCGCTGTGGCGGGGTTCGGTCTGCGAGGCCGCACGCGCGGCGCGGCTCGCGCTCAGGTGA
- a CDS encoding SDR family oxidoreductase has product MDNIRGKTIAITGAARGIGYATAKALLARGARVVIGDREVALQESAVAQLTKLGQVSGYPLDVTDRESFATFLDKARTDGGGHIDVLINNAGVMPIGPFLDQSEQSIRSSIEVNLYGVIAGCQLALPDMVARGRGHVINIASLSGVIPVPGQVVYVGAKFGVVGLSAALADEMAPHGVHVSVVMPPFTRTELISGTAETPGTKPVEPEDIAAAIIKTLDKPKTHVSVPPFLRFTAQAAQLLGPRGRRWMNRKLGLENVFLEFDAAKRKSYEDRAQTALGVVEGDKG; this is encoded by the coding sequence ATGGACAACATACGGGGCAAGACCATCGCGATCACGGGCGCCGCTCGCGGTATTGGTTACGCCACCGCCAAGGCCCTGCTCGCCCGCGGCGCCCGCGTCGTCATCGGCGACCGCGAGGTGGCGCTGCAGGAGTCTGCGGTCGCCCAGCTGACGAAGCTGGGACAGGTGTCGGGTTACCCGCTCGACGTGACCGACCGTGAATCGTTCGCGACGTTCCTGGACAAGGCCCGCACCGACGGCGGCGGGCACATCGACGTGCTGATCAACAACGCCGGCGTGATGCCGATCGGGCCGTTCCTCGACCAGTCGGAGCAGTCGATCCGGTCGTCGATCGAGGTCAACCTCTACGGAGTGATCGCGGGCTGCCAGCTGGCGCTGCCGGATATGGTCGCCCGCGGACGCGGCCACGTCATCAACATCGCGTCGCTGTCCGGGGTGATCCCGGTGCCGGGTCAGGTGGTGTACGTGGGCGCGAAGTTCGGTGTGGTGGGGCTGTCGGCGGCGTTGGCCGACGAGATGGCTCCGCACGGCGTGCACGTGTCGGTGGTGATGCCGCCGTTCACCCGGACCGAGCTCATCTCCGGGACGGCGGAGACCCCCGGCACCAAGCCCGTCGAGCCCGAGGACATCGCGGCGGCGATCATCAAGACACTGGACAAGCCGAAGACCCACGTGTCGGTGCCGCCGTTCCTGCGGTTCACCGCGCAGGCCGCGCAGTTGCTCGGCCCGCGCGGGCGTCGGTGGATGAACAGGAAACTCGGGTTGGAGAACGTGTTCCTCGAGTTCGACGCCGCCAAGCGCAAGAGCTACGAGGATCGGGCGCAGACGGCGCTGGGTGTGGTCGAGGGCGACAAGGGCTGA
- a CDS encoding GNAT family N-acetyltransferase, translating into MTEGLRFVAVDQQDPLAEPLLGELAVEYADRYDGRAEAVLAWLRRYPAEEFAPPDGAMLIGLLGDTPVTGGAFRRFDAATAELKRIWTDSAYRRRGFARALLAALETEIAARGYRRIYLTTGDRQPEAEALYLATGYERLPEPLPAEDEVYPVAFLKTLP; encoded by the coding sequence ATGACCGAGGGCCTGCGGTTCGTGGCAGTGGATCAGCAGGACCCACTGGCCGAGCCCCTGCTCGGCGAACTCGCGGTCGAATACGCCGACCGCTACGACGGACGGGCCGAGGCGGTCCTGGCGTGGCTGCGCCGCTATCCAGCCGAGGAGTTCGCACCGCCCGACGGCGCCATGCTCATCGGCCTGCTGGGCGACACACCCGTCACCGGTGGCGCGTTTCGACGATTCGACGCCGCGACCGCCGAACTCAAACGCATCTGGACCGACAGCGCATACCGTCGGCGTGGTTTCGCCCGTGCGCTCCTGGCCGCCCTGGAGACCGAGATCGCCGCGCGCGGCTACCGGAGGATCTACTTGACGACCGGCGACCGCCAGCCCGAGGCCGAGGCCCTCTACCTCGCGACCGGGTACGAGCGGCTGCCCGAACCGCTGCCCGCTGAGGACGAGGTGTATCCAGTGGCGTTCCTCAAGACCCTGCCGTGA